The genomic interval GCCTCGATCTCGGCGAGCGTGGCCCCATCGGCCAGGAGCACCCCGACCTTGTGGTTGCGAGACTCCGAGCTCGAGCAGGTGGCCACCAGGTCGCCGACCCCGGCCAGGCCGTAGAAGGTAGCTACCTGACCGCCCATCGCGGTCCCGAAACGCACGATCTCGGCCAGGCCGCGGGTGATGATGGAGGCCTTCGTGTTGTTGCCGAGCCCGAGCCCGTCGCTGACGCCGCAGGCGAGGGCGATGACGTTCTTGAGGGCGCCGGCGATCTCGACGCCTACCATGTCGACGCTCGTGTAGGCCCTGAACGTGCTCTGCTGCAGCAACTGCTGGACGCGCTTGGCGAGATGGGCGTCCGGGCTCGCCACGGTCGTGGCCGCCGGCTTGTCGGCCGCGATCTCCGTCGCCAGGTTCGGCCCGGAGACGACGGCGAGCGGCACGGCGGGCAGGTACTCGGCCACCACCTGCGAGAGGCGCTTGAAGGTCGCGACCTCGAGGCCCTTCGAGCAGCTCACGAGCGCGGGGGGCGCGCCGACTCGAACGAGGCTCTCGCTCACCTGCCTGAACGCCTTGGAGGGCACCGCCATGAAGGCGAGGACGCAG from Trueperaceae bacterium carries:
- a CDS encoding NAD(P)-dependent glycerol-3-phosphate dehydrogenase yields the protein MTCAASPRLQPSGPLAVLGAGAWGTVVASLLARNGHEVRLWSHREQLADAINSDHRNDQYVPGLALPPGVRATADLAAAVRGCVLAFMAVPSKAFRQVSESLVRVGAPPALVSCSKGLEVATFKRLSQVVAEYLPAVPLAVVSGPNLATEIAADKPAATTVASPDAHLAKRVQQLLQQSTFRAYTSVDMVGVEIAGALKNVIALACGVSDGLGLGNNTKASIITRGLAEIVRFGTAMGGQVATFYGLAGVGDLVATCSSSESRNHKVGVLLADGATLAEIEASGLTAEGVPTVKALHGAILGSGVELPISREVYSVVFEAKDPRDAISSLMTRAERAE